The Fimbriiglobus ruber genomic sequence AGGTGGCTCTGCCCCCTCGCCTACAAGCCCCTCGCTGCGCTCGCCTACGGTTCGTGGCGGGTGGCTCGCTTAGTTGAATTTCTCAGGCCTCGACAAGCTGCGCGATTACGTCAACCGGAATCGTGGCGAAATCGAAATTGGTTTGCCACTGCTCTGGACCCATCGTCAGTTCAAGCCGAGTGTAGACACACGGCTCTGCCTTAGTGTCTCCGATCTCGTTGAGAAATGCTTGCAGCACTTTCACCGCGGGTTGCATCGCCGCTTTATCGTTGCGGGTGACCACCTCCTCGATTCGCCGCAGAGAATCCACCACGCTGCCGATGTACCCGCGTAACGGGAACTCATCGGGCAGTGCCTCAAGGTCTGGCTTCACATCCTTGCCCCAGCTACTGAAGTTGTTCAGAAGCTCGCTCTTCATGAAAAAGAAGTCGAGGCTGTGCTGTATCGCCTCGTCCGGGTTCGGGGTAGCCAGTTTCGACAGTCCCGAAATCTTCCCAAGCGGCATCCCGCAGTGCTGCGTGTAATTTCGCAGCTTGTAGATGAAGCGATAGGAAAAGTGACCGTCGTACTCTTTTGCTGTAGCGTCCTTGAAGTCTGCCACTTGCGTAGAGTTGTCACCGTAGATCCGCTTTAACCGGGTTTCCGTGTGGTCGAGATAGGTACGCATCGACGAGAGGAAGTTCAGAACCCGCTGATTAAGCCAAATCGCCAGTCTGGCCACCCATTCACGGGTCACCCCCGCCTCGGAAGAGTACGACTGCTCGATGTCCTTGATGGATTTCTCGAACTCCTTGGCGTTAAGGTAAGCGATCTCGATGACCTGCCGCGCAGCGCGGAACTTCGCGAGCTGATCCGCGGCATCGTTGTACGAGGCGAACTCTTCCGGTGTCAGCATCCGAAGAACTGCGAAGTCTTCTGAAACGGGAGGCTTTCCGAGAACGGCGGTTCCTCTGGTTCCCAGACGGGGCGTGTTCGGGAAATGCTCCTGCACAATCCCCAATGCCACGGGTGTCAGGTATTCCATGATCGGGATCAATTGATTCGCCATCGCGTACCTCCTCCGGTCAAATTACTGACGGTTAACGCGGCGTCACTTCTTTCCCGGCGGCGACCATGCCTTGATGTCGATTTCGGTCACGTTGTCCCTGGGCCGGATCGACTCCCGGCGGCCCAGCGTGAGTTCCCGGTGCATGTCGTGCAGATTCCTGCCGGTGACCCGGACCGACGACATGGACGTCCTGAGCGACCTCCTCGGCGACCTGATGCACTGGGCCGACCGCAACAACTGCGACTTCGAAGCCGCGAGCCTACGAGCCCAAAGCCACTACGAGGCGGAAACCGGTGGAGTGGCCAAGGTCACTACTTAATCCGCCGGGCCACCACTCCAGACCCCGCCGGTAACCCCGAGCGGGGTTTTCTTTGGCCTGTTACACCATCGAAGGCGCCCCCCCCCGGAGGCTCAAGCCCGGTTACCCTAAGGCATAACGAGTCGATGAAATTAACCCATTGAGTTCAATCCCCTGATGCTCCTCGCTTCGCCGCTCCGACCATACTCAGCAATTTCGCCTTGTCCGCCATCACCCCGTTCGTGTTGAGAAACGTGAAGTTAGGTGTCGCCGAGATTACTTGGCGCGCTCCAAAGCAGGTCCATCGGTTGAAGAGAGCCGCGCCTTCTGGCTTCACACCCAGGATGGGCGGTTGCCTTTCGTAGCGTGCAATGGCGATCAGCCTTCGGGTCAGCGGGAACGTCAGGACGGTGCCAGGCGTTGCGACCGTGAGCCGCTTCGTGGGGTCAGTATCCTTGGTCGGCCACACGCTGACGGGAGCATCGGAACAGAGCAGGTCGGGTGCATCCGGGGCAAGTACCCCCAATGTCCAATAACGCTCATTTAAAACTGGTAGAAGCTCGTCAATCATCTGCTTGACCATTATCTGGACGTGAGTCGTCTGGTCGAGATCGACCGTGTACTCTTCGCTGAGGGCCAACCGCTTGAAGTTCTCGAATTCGCTATCTGGTACAACATGGCCGAGCGTCTCCATCGTTTGCCGAAACTGGGCCCACCCTTCAGGTGTTGAAAACATTTCCCGCAGCTCGGCCTTCATGTTGCGGTCGACCGCGTTTGCAACTGTTTTTCGCGTACCCTGCAGCCTCGTGACTTGGATCGCGACGAAGTTGAGGAACCAGACAAAATCGTCCCCCGACGGCAATTTCTGATCTTGGACGATAGATCGAAGCACGCGGGCAAATTCGCCCTCTAGCATCGCCAGCACCTTCTCCACTTGGTCGGGGTCTTCTTCAACCCCGAGATCCACAACGTACAAATCCTTCTCTCGGGCGGTGTTTTCGGGGCTGGCACGCCACTCTTTGCAGGTACTCAGATCGACAACGAACAGTTCGCCGTCCGGCTTACCAGACATGGTAAAGGCCGAGAGGTAGAACTTCGGTAGGTAGTGGCTTTTCCGTGGCCTTTTCGGCTTCATTTGGTCGCCTGCGTTCTCGATTCTGAAGGTGATATATTACCTCTTTACTTGAAAAGAGGGCGATTATAGAAGTTGGTTCGCAGCCACGACATGTTAAGGGTGTCTCTGAGTGGACCAAAAGACGGCTACTCAAGCCCCGTTACCCCGCTTGCCGATATTACCAAGACCCAGGAGGAGCCGAACGAATGACACCGTTCGCACGCGTTGATCGGTGCTGCCCGAAATGCCAGAGTACGGATTACTTGTTCCGAGCCAGGAAGACGGTCGAGAAGGGAGCGAGAAGTTCGCGGAGACGAAGTACAGGTGTCGCGCTTGCTCGAACGAGTGGCGGAGCGAATCCCGGCACCGCCTGAGCCGCCGAAAGTGGAAGAGGCAGCGTGAGCCTACGCGACCCTCATCTCTGCCAGGGACGCATGGGCATTTCCTCCGGAGATGTCTGGTGTGACGACGAGTTCTAACTCGATGACCCCGGGCAGGTCCACCCGGTAGTCCTCCACCTCTTCTATTGATCCGCTGGCGCTGAAGTTCCACTGCTGCCGAACAATCTCCCTGGGTTCTGACGCCGCGTTCACCCACCTGAGAACGAATTCTTGCGTCCGGGTGTAGGCATCTGCCACGAACCGCAGGCGGATACGCCGGATATGTTGGGGGCCGTCGAACACCAGGCGGATGGTTTGTGGCCCGGGGCGGGAGGCACGCCAGCCAGTACCCGGGAGGAGTGCGGCTTCGACCGGGTGTTCCGGTTCTTCAGAGCTGACTTCGACCCTCGCCACGCTATCCGGGTTCATCCACACATCAGCCGGGGCGGGTTGGTCGGACGGGATAATACTCTTCCTCATGGCACTCTCCGGGAACCGGGGGGAAGCGGTCATCATACCCGCTTGGGGCAGGTTCAGGGGGCCATTCCGTGAGTCCGCGGGTCAAGGGCGATGGCAAGCGGGGGGCAACATACAGCCTGGGGCGTTAAAACGGGCCTGACGGAGGGGCGAAAAGTCGGGTTTCGGGACTCGAAAACCGGGTTAAGGCAGGGAGGGCAGAATTAAGATGGTTACCCTACAGGCGTCTCCCCGAGGTTTCACATCGGGCTTTTTGACCCGCGACAACGGCGGGGTTTTTCTCCGAGAAAATCTCACCCTACGGATTGAGCCAAGACAAGCCCTTTACAACGTGCCGGATGGTTTCATCCTCGACTCCGTAGATGCCGGAAATGGCTTCGATGGTCATGCCCCGGCAGTACAAAATTCGGATATTGGTTGCCATCGGCCAAGTCAGCTTTCGCTCGATTTTAGCGGCGCGTCCCTTCGCCCACATGTCGCGGATGTTGTCCTGATTCGTCCCGAGGAACAAGTGGGCCGGATTCACGCAACGTCGATTGTCGCAGCGATGGCAGACTTGCAGGCCGGCGGGAATTGGCCCGACCAATCGCTCGTAAGCGAAACGGTGGGCCCGTACCTTGGTGTACTTTCCGATGCCCATAATGCCGTATCCCTTCGGGTGCCGGTAGCAGGCCCACTCCCAGCATCCCGTTTCGGGATTCACGGCGTACTTCTGGTGGAACCGTTCGAGCGGATCGCCGAACTGGAGAATGCCCTCGGTGTTGCCGTGGCGCGACATCCGAGTGTAATGCTTCGGGCACATGCCCTTAGTCTTCGCTGTTTGCTGGCATCCTTCGACGGAGCATGGAGGCTTAGCCTTGCGTCCGCACTTGCGCTTCTCGGTAACTGTGTTTATTGTGCCTTCAGCCATCGCGACTCCATTCGCTTTCGGTTAGGAACCTCGCACGCGTGCCACC encodes the following:
- a CDS encoding DUF4238 domain-containing protein — translated: MKPKRPRKSHYLPKFYLSAFTMSGKPDGELFVVDLSTCKEWRASPENTAREKDLYVVDLGVEEDPDQVEKVLAMLEGEFARVLRSIVQDQKLPSGDDFVWFLNFVAIQVTRLQGTRKTVANAVDRNMKAELREMFSTPEGWAQFRQTMETLGHVVPDSEFENFKRLALSEEYTVDLDQTTHVQIMVKQMIDELLPVLNERYWTLGVLAPDAPDLLCSDAPVSVWPTKDTDPTKRLTVATPGTVLTFPLTRRLIAIARYERQPPILGVKPEGAALFNRWTCFGARQVISATPNFTFLNTNGVMADKAKLLSMVGAAKRGASGD
- a CDS encoding carbohydrate-binding protein; protein product: MRKSIIPSDQPAPADVWMNPDSVARVEVSSEEPEHPVEAALLPGTGWRASRPGPQTIRLVFDGPQHIRRIRLRFVADAYTRTQEFVLRWVNAASEPREIVRQQWNFSASGSIEEVEDYRVDLPGVIELELVVTPDISGGNAHASLAEMRVA
- a CDS encoding HNH endonuclease signature motif containing protein, which gives rise to MSRHGNTEGILQFGDPLERFHQKYAVNPETGCWEWACYRHPKGYGIMGIGKYTKVRAHRFAYERLVGPIPAGLQVCHRCDNRRCVNPAHLFLGTNQDNIRDMWAKGRAAKIERKLTWPMATNIRILYCRGMTIEAISGIYGVEDETIRHVVKGLSWLNP